In Halichondria panicea chromosome 13, odHalPani1.1, whole genome shotgun sequence, one genomic interval encodes:
- the LOC135346651 gene encoding ATP-dependent helicase wrn-1-like: MCLEIAVQTPWRGFFSTPFAKKHLVLLAVDEAHCITDWGESFRPAFEKLGGLRALTNVPFMALTATASAETQDVIVKSLHLVNPVVVAQSLDRPNIYMSVGPIKALTKDMAGVAKMLQRTSPSDIPKILLFVQTKNMACKVYGCLISAAFSNSYVGMYHASLTHFTKERIRADFQGNTKLRCLVATVAFGMGMDIGDIRLVIVYGAPGGVNELHQLCGRAGRDRSPARAHVFYSPKQKKINSFVKDFCTDTENCRRRRLLRILGSRELESTIASADSPCCDVCNPGLPDHIACLEPLLPPPTRTRRKRVRVASCEQEKKLVELLTEERDNFLSSHPSFLMIGVDFVLPSALIRAICQDVSFITSVEYIKEHYSLRPELCDKLFAVIDSVVPAKKRQRV, encoded by the exons ATGTGCCTTGAGATAGCTGTACAAACACCTTGGAGGGGATTTTTTTCAACACCATTTGCCAAGAAGCATCTGGTCCTGTTAGCAGTTGATGAGGCTCACTGTATCACTGACTG GGGTGAATCGTTCAGGCCTGCCTTTGAGAAGCTTGGTGGGTTGAGGGCTCTGACCAATGTACCTTTTATGGCTTTAACTGCGACTGCTTCAGCTGAGACACAGGACGTTATTGTAAAGTCCCTCCATTTAGTGAATCCAGTAGTAGTCGCACAATCTCTTGACCGGCCAAATATCTACATGTCTGTCGGACCAATAAAGGCCTTGACC aaagaCATGGCTGGAGTGGCCAAAATGCTACAGCGCACAAGTCCAAGTGACATACCCAAGATACTTCTGTTTGTTCAAACTAAGAACATGGCGTGCAAGGTGTATGGGTGTCTTATCTCAGCTGCTTTCAGCAATAGTTATGTTGGGATGTATCACGCATCGCTGACACACTTCACGAAGGAGAGGATCAGAGCTGATTTTCAGGGCAATACAAAGCTTCGTTGCCTTGTTGCAACTGTTGCGTTTGGAATG GGGATGGACATTGGGGATATCAGGCTGGTTATAGTTTATGGTGCCCCAGGTGGAGTTAATGAATTACATCAG CTGTGTGGGCGTGCTGGACGTGACAGATCTCCTGCCCGTGCCCATGTCTTCTACAGTCCTAAGCAGAAGAAAATCAACTCTTTTGTGAAAGATTTTTGCACAGACACCGAGAACTGTAGGAGGAGGAGATTGTTAAGGATCTTAGGTAGCAGAGAGCTCGAGAGCACCATAGCCTCAGCTGATAGCCCCTGTTGTGATGTATGTAATCCAGGATTGCCAGATCACATAGCGTGCTTAGAACCCCTTCTACCACCACCTACAAGAACAAGACGCAAGCGTGTTAGAGTGGCATCTTGTGAGCAAGAGAAAAAATTGGTTGAATTATTGACAGAAGAGCGGGACAATTTTTTATCAAGTCACCCCTCTTTTTTAATGATAGGTGTTGATTTTGTTCTCCCATCAGCTTTAATTCGTGCAATATGTCAAGATGTGTCATTTATAACTTCAGTAGAGTACATTAAAGAACATTACAGTTTAAGACCTGAGTTGTGTGACAAGCTTTTTGCTGTAATAGACAGTGTAGTGCCTGCCAAGAAGAGGCAACGTGTGTAA
- the LOC135346644 gene encoding uncharacterized protein LOC135346644 codes for MRSRTRRVLGLQLLISFMLVARSTNSQVLNCLNHAGICVSYQTTWKYLKQLTVQSRYTELLREGHWLWVFDNLNIHQKVRHERDDYHSSMLNITSRIAVRIKNLPDWPFEWSDTTPQRSIESLTPSDFLPSEDDAKELKTRAVRYMVRFLVKEFSSLADLRGFIPEETHHPKHPSEVVPMKVLFKDEKYTAETIDILAQLAVDADLTDGAPQVVVGDQATCKTIRASKLWRQTEIRSNRDKIDRHDTLKWVNETPGDFLRILMTKFWGTPAQSGSLCNLREVIRRTSVDKGVKVFNVGDEFLMHAFKGHLISSIMTHLKIKSVDDKISHCVTYGWLQEMAEKLVTKTLMPIQHSTDPVFKMHRSCLHHAFLYVDLSEAIRWENGSQVVRHWKYWLPHFLAEGCTNYSTEAVHLISNLTAVFPKHIAYITTHNRTVNMSGRLGHAKPVDQLIEHYNLIFKQTIRTSQHTEDVSLAVLFLMEAAKRADSMLGASGKTDHSTHRTRCQHRCLENGQRPNGETNNTRNISPHCSNIHRQQ; via the exons ATGAGAAGCAGGACAAGAAGGGTGCTCGGTCTCCAATTGCTGATTAGCTTCATGCTGGTGGCTAGGTCCACAAACTCCCAG GTTCTAAATTGCCTAAATCATGCCGGGATATGCGTGTCGTACCAAACCACCTGGAAATATCTTAAACAGCTCACTGTACAATCACGATACACTGAACTATTACGTGAAGGCCACTGGTTGTGGGTGTTCGACAACTTGAACATTCACCAAAAAGTTCGCCATGAACGTGACG ATTATCACTCTAGCATGCTGAACATCACATCACGCATAGCTGTGCGTATCAAAAATCTTCCAGATTGGCCATTTGAATGGAGTGATACTACACCACAACGCTCGATTGAATCACTCACACCGTCTGATTTTCTACCGAGTGAAGATGACGCAAAGGAGTTGAAGACAAGAGCTGTCAGGTACATGGTGCGCTTCTTAGTGAAAGAGTTCAGCAGCCTTGCTGACCTACGAGGTTTCATTCCAGAGGAGACACATCATCCAAAACATCCATCTGAAGTTGTACCTATGAAAGTTCTTTTCAAAGATGAGAAGTACACAGCGGAAACCATCGACATCCTTGCTCAACTAGCAGTAGATGCAGACTTGACTGATGGCGCTCCTCAG GTAGTCGTAGGTGACCAAGCAACATGCAAGACAATTCGGGCAAGCAAACTGTGGCGTCAAACAGAGATAAGATCAAACAGAGATAAGATCGATCGACACGACACGCTGAAATGGGTCAATGAAACTCCTG GTGACTTCCTCCGTATTCTTATGACTAAGTTTTGGGGAACTCCTGCCCAGTCTGGATCGTTGTGTAATCTACGTGAGGTGATTCGACGAACTAGTGTCGATAAGGGTGTCAAAGTGTTTAATGTCGGTGATGAATTTCTTATGCACGCCTTTAAAGGTCATCTTATCTCCAGCATTATGACACACCTGAAAATCAAGTCCGTCGATGATAAGATTTCTCACTGTGTTACGTACGGCTGGTTGCAAGAAATGGCTGAGAAGTTAGTCACCAAAACACTGATGCCTATACAACATTCAACTGATCCTGTATTCAAGATGCATCGGTCGTGTCTTCACCACGCATTTCTCTACGTCGACCTTAGCGAAGCGATTCGGTGGGAAAACGGATCACAAGTTGTCAGGCATTGGAAATACTGGTTACCACATTTTCTTGCCGAGGGGTGTACAAATTATTCTACAGAGGCAGTTCATCTCATCTCTAATCTGACAGCCGTGTTCCCAAAGCACATAGCGTACATCACAACTCACAACCGAACTGTGAACATGAGTGGGAGGTTAGGACATGCAAAGCCAGTTGATCAGCTTATAGAGCATTACAATCT GATATTTAAGCAGACAATCAGGACATCTCAACATACTGAGGATGTGTCTTTGGCTGTTCTATTCCTAATGGAAGCAGCCAAACGGGCAGATTCCATGCTTGGAGCGAGCGGCAAGACAGACCACAGCACACACCGTACGAGATGCCAGCACAGATGTCTTGAAAATGGCCAGAGACCTAATGGAGAAACAAACAACACAAGAAATATCAGTCCGCACTGCTCCAACATTCATCGACAACAGTGA
- the LOC135346639 gene encoding uncharacterized protein LOC135346639: MPFKSSKLINRKKRKTRYQNLSDTQKSSGTDYYKSHRDIVIKKALHYRSQNVEKATASTRRAVSKHRGLHPEKAKASTRSATVKWRNSDPDKATASTKSAVSKYRNSKPDKATASTRRAVSKYRNSKPDKASTRRAVSKYRYLNPEKSALQSRQSVSTHYRKNTQRSRALSRTSTARSYMKQLFVLRKKSSQTSRASYKRRAKAFNARRKQKYPLAEPNDQVMHSLRTSLEDVFTKSKVLTKCILEGLAKIPNWKDGKNKAAQKFTACKLAASHLVRLSLADRRKAVACLLGVKRDVMDQRFTCIKDFGLKCHTDCREPYFYEAGYTHDHLPECTYTSGIPSIEEPVHKLPTPIQVKTTGECMLADHKPIVSEKTPQKKKLPKPRWACTARCRQVSNVEFERITDLQDMFCEDLQVLRDRLDGLHTCPYVHTHIQEWEVPLDPEIPDFESKAGNLRMGHPHVCHLFGSVCDNQLRILRNALVHYPALSKLQGQVYEAIRKSNKISKLDAGIKNHDYQLLLEACELTFDKLFDRNCVEPQDASKCSDTLDTPFRVKHLEALLMSKYAKLIQQYEKKVRDYAIHPCMCCDQLFRRAQCTVVAPESLPDSFAWLTVTCVTTVNQR, from the coding sequence ATGCCTTTCAAAAGCAGCAAACTCATAAACCGTAAAAAGCGCAAAACACGATACCAAAACCTTTCAGACACTCAGAAATCATCTGGTACTGACTATTACAAATCTCATCGGGACATTGTTATTAAAAAAGCTTTACATTATCGTTCCCAAAATGTTGAGAAAGCCACAGCCTCCACAAGGAGAGCTGTATCCAAGCATAGGGGTTTACACCCTGAAAAGGCCAAAGCCTCCACAAGGAGTGCTACGGTCAAGTGGCGAAATTCTGATCCCGACAAGGCCACAGCCTCCACAAAGAGTGCTGTGTCCAAGTACAGGAATTCAAAGCCCGACAAGGCCACAGCCTCCACAAGGAGGGCTGTGTCCAAGTACAGGAATTCAAAGCCCGACAAGGCCTCCACAAGGAGGGCTGTGTCAAAATATCGGTATCTGAATCCTGAGAAAAGTGCGCTTCAATCCCGGCAGTCGGTTTCGACCCACTACCGCAAAAACACTCAACGCAGTAGAGCTCTCTCACGGACCTCTACTGCGCGGAGCTATATGAAGCAATTATTTGTTCTCCGCAAAAAGTCTTCTCAAACCTCTAGAGCGTCGTACAAACGACGTGCGAAGGCTTTTAACGCGAGAAGGAAGCAAAAATACCCGCTAGCTGAACCAAACGACCAAGTAATGCACTCCCTTAGGACAAGCCTAGAGGACGTTTTCACGAAAAGCAAGGTCCTTACAAAATGCATTCTCGAAGGTTTAGCAAAAATTCCGAACTGGAAGGACGGCAAAAACAAAGCAGCCCAAAAGTTCACTGCATGTAAGCTTGCTGCCAGTCATTTAGTGAGGCTCAGCCTAGCCGATCGCAGAAAAGCTGTAGCTTGCCTCCTAGGGGTCAAGAGAGACGTCATGGACCAACGTTTCACGTGCATTAAGGACTTTGGCCTTAAGTGCCATACAGATTGTAGAGAGCCTTACTTTTACGAAGCTGGTTACACCCACGACCACCTGCCTGAATGTACGTACACTAGTGGCATACCCAGTATCGAGGAGCCAGTGCACAAACTGCCCACTCCGATACAGGTGAAAACGACCGGTGAGTGCATGCTAGCAGACCACAAACCTATCGTGTCTGAAAAAACCCCTCAGAAAAAAAAATTGCCCAAACCAAGGTGGGCCTGTACGGCCAGGTGTAGGCAAGTTTCAAACGTAGAGTTTGAAAGAATTACCGATTTGCAGGACATGTTTTGCGAGGACCTTCAAGTCCTCAGAGACCGCCTGGACGGCCTCCACACGTGTCCGTATGtgcacacgcacatacaggaATGGGAAGTCCCGCTCGACCCCGAAATTCCAGATTTTGAATCAAAGGCGGGCAATTTGAGGATGGGCCATCCCCACGTTTGTCACTTGTTCGGGAGCGTTTGTGACAATCAGTTGAGGATTCTCAGAAACGCTCTCGTGCACTATCCCGCCCTGTCCAAGTTACAAGGGCAAGTGTACGAGGCAATAAGAAAGAGCAACAAAATATCAAAGCTAGACGCTGGCATTAAAAACCACGACTATCAGCTGCTCCTAGAAGCTTGCGAACTAACTTTCGACAAGCTGTTTGATCGCAATTGCGTAGAACCACAGGATGCCAGTAAATGTAGCGATACGCTAGACACACCCTTTAGAGTTAAACATCTAGAAGCTTTGCTCATGTCTAAGTACGCTAAATTAATTCAGCAGTACGAGAAAAAAGTCCGCGACTATGCGATACACCCGTGCATGTGTTGCGACCAACTCTTCCGACGTGCTCAGTGCACTGTGGTGGCCCCCGAGAGCCTTCCCGATAGTTTTGCCTGGTTAACCGTTACATGTGTAACCACTGTAAACCAAAGATAA